In one window of Streptomyces sp. NBC_01224 DNA:
- a CDS encoding sensor histidine kinase, with amino-acid sequence MRFRGKSIRRKIVALLLVPLVSLTGLWGFATFLTGREAGHLMSASTIVEKVGHPLEGTVRAIQDERRQTLVFLADPRASDALPLLERQRAATDRVVADVRDSARQKDIRDALRPEDESQLNAVLGTVEGLGALRDSVEKRTIDRLKAMEFYDRLIDPCYRFLTGLRTMENVSMDKQVRALVGISRAREMLSREDALVASSLIAGRLTASELRQVSDLVANRKLLYEINGEMLPSSERQRVEQYWSSPDSEALRTAENTLISGGPTQDPRAVDAERWQEVAPPVLDRLANDSTEMNNRFQDRGKPAGYSVLIKAGVAGVLGFIALLASVFVSVRIGRELIRDLSRLRKDAHEVSGVRLPSVMRRLAAGEQVDVETEAPHLQYERDEIGQVGQALNTLQRAAVEAAVKQADMRRGVSEVFVNLARRNQVLLHRQLTLLDTMERRTENTDELADLFRLDHLTTRMRRHAEGLVILSGAAPSRQWRKPIQLMDVVRAAVAEVEDYERIEVRRLPRIGVGGPAVADLTHLIAELLENATVFSPPHTGVQVHGERVSNGFTLEIHDRGLGMAPDVLLDANLRLAETPEFELSDTDRLGLFVVSRLAQRQNVRVSLQTSPYGGTTAVVFIPGALLTDAPETHGTGFRLDRRSEKAIGSGGRAAGQRPGSDKGRRDGVPDRRAAGRPSGLAPVPTGLVDPALLDGPVELEGPVGALGFENDPVLDPLIDPLLGDASDIDDTESERGGIFRARDPRRDGDREQHEQASDQAGESAAVVRAMRPGGPVPLPRRKPPTLVADNGRRVDEAGRTHPATAEHGSSPGPAETGSASSDAGIRPPGVVPWPSAVDTGRPTEPRHPTEPRQPTGFRKPAEPATPPEPAPPTAPSAARETVGGLPRRIRQASLAPQLREVSGGRDAEPAAAEPSQDFERDADEVRSRMASLQRGWQRGRRQNAEDVTGPGETAQGTTPGGDGR; translated from the coding sequence ATGCGCTTTCGCGGGAAGTCCATCCGCAGGAAGATCGTGGCGTTGCTGCTGGTGCCGCTCGTCTCCCTCACGGGACTCTGGGGTTTCGCCACTTTCCTGACGGGGCGCGAGGCCGGCCACCTGATGAGTGCGAGCACCATCGTGGAGAAGGTCGGTCATCCTCTGGAGGGCACAGTCCGTGCCATTCAGGACGAGCGTCGTCAGACCCTTGTCTTCCTTGCCGACCCCAGGGCCTCCGATGCTCTGCCCCTGCTGGAGCGCCAACGAGCAGCCACCGACCGTGTCGTGGCGGATGTCAGGGACAGCGCACGGCAGAAGGACATCCGCGATGCATTGCGGCCCGAGGACGAATCCCAGCTGAACGCGGTCCTCGGCACGGTCGAGGGCTTGGGCGCACTCCGCGATTCGGTCGAGAAACGCACCATCGACCGCCTCAAGGCGATGGAGTTCTACGACCGTCTCATAGACCCCTGCTACCGCTTTCTGACCGGCCTCCGCACGATGGAGAACGTGTCGATGGACAAGCAGGTCCGCGCACTCGTGGGCATCTCGCGAGCCCGCGAAATGCTCTCCCGCGAAGACGCTCTGGTCGCCTCGTCACTCATCGCCGGACGGCTGACCGCTTCCGAACTGCGCCAGGTCTCCGACCTCGTCGCCAATCGCAAGCTGCTCTACGAGATAAATGGCGAGATGCTGCCCTCGTCGGAGCGCCAACGCGTGGAGCAGTACTGGTCGAGCCCGGACAGCGAAGCGCTGAGGACCGCGGAGAACACCCTCATCAGCGGCGGTCCCACCCAGGACCCGCGAGCGGTCGACGCCGAGCGCTGGCAGGAGGTGGCCCCGCCGGTCCTGGACCGGCTGGCCAACGACTCCACCGAGATGAACAACCGTTTCCAGGACCGCGGCAAGCCCGCCGGCTACAGCGTCCTGATCAAGGCCGGGGTCGCGGGCGTCCTCGGATTCATCGCCCTGCTCGCCTCGGTGTTCGTCTCCGTACGCATCGGCCGCGAGCTGATCCGTGACCTCTCCCGGCTCCGCAAGGACGCCCATGAGGTCTCCGGCGTACGGCTGCCGAGCGTGATGCGCCGGCTCGCCGCGGGTGAACAGGTCGATGTCGAGACCGAGGCACCGCACCTCCAGTACGAACGGGACGAGATCGGCCAGGTCGGCCAGGCCCTCAACACCCTGCAACGGGCCGCCGTCGAAGCCGCGGTCAAGCAGGCGGACATGCGCCGCGGGGTCTCCGAGGTCTTCGTCAATCTCGCCCGCCGCAACCAGGTCCTGTTGCACCGGCAGTTGACGCTCCTTGACACCATGGAGCGCCGCACCGAGAACACCGATGAACTCGCGGACCTCTTCCGCCTCGACCACCTGACCACCCGCATGCGGCGCCATGCCGAGGGCCTGGTGATCCTCTCCGGTGCCGCACCGTCCCGTCAGTGGCGCAAGCCGATCCAGCTGATGGACGTGGTACGGGCAGCGGTCGCCGAGGTCGAGGATTACGAGCGGATCGAGGTCCGCCGACTGCCCCGCATCGGTGTCGGCGGGCCCGCCGTCGCCGACCTCACCCATCTGATCGCCGAACTCCTGGAGAACGCCACCGTGTTCTCGCCGCCGCACACCGGGGTCCAGGTGCACGGCGAACGCGTCTCCAACGGCTTCACGCTCGAAATCCACGACCGCGGTCTCGGCATGGCTCCCGACGTCCTCCTCGACGCCAACCTGAGACTCGCCGAGACCCCTGAGTTCGAACTCTCCGACACCGACCGGCTCGGTCTCTTCGTGGTCAGCCGCCTCGCGCAGCGGCAGAACGTCCGTGTCTCACTGCAGACCTCTCCGTACGGTGGCACGACCGCCGTCGTCTTCATCCCGGGGGCGCTGCTCACCGACGCCCCGGAGACGCACGGCACCGGCTTCCGCCTCGACCGCCGGTCCGAGAAGGCGATCGGCAGCGGCGGAAGGGCAGCCGGCCAAAGGCCGGGCAGCGACAAGGGTCGTAGGGACGGCGTGCCGGACCGCCGCGCCGCCGGGAGGCCCTCCGGCCTCGCCCCCGTCCCCACCGGTCTCGTGGACCCGGCCCTCCTGGACGGGCCCGTCGAGCTGGAGGGACCCGTCGGAGCGCTGGGCTTCGAGAACGACCCCGTACTCGATCCCCTGATCGACCCTCTGCTGGGCGACGCTTCCGACATCGACGACACCGAGAGTGAACGCGGCGGCATCTTCCGTGCACGCGACCCCCGGCGCGACGGCGACCGCGAACAGCACGAGCAGGCGTCCGACCAGGCAGGGGAGTCCGCGGCCGTTGTACGGGCGATGCGCCCCGGCGGCCCGGTTCCGCTGCCCCGCCGCAAACCGCCGACCCTGGTCGCCGACAACGGACGCCGGGTCGACGAGGCGGGCCGCACCCACCCCGCAACCGCCGAGCACGGCTCCTCACCCGGTCCGGCCGAAACCGGCAGTGCCTCCAGCGACGCCGGGATCAGGCCGCCGGGCGTCGTCCCGTGGCCCTCCGCCGTCGACACCGGCAGACCCACCGAGCCGCGGCACCCCACCGAACCCCGGCAGCCCACCGGCTTCCGGAAACCCGCCGAGCCGGCCACACCTCCTGAGCCCGCGCCTCCGACAGCGCCGAGCGCGGCCCGGGAGACCGTGGGTGGTCTGCCCCGACGCATCCGGCAGGCCAGCCTCGCCCCGCAGCTTCGCGAAGTCTCCGGCGGCCGCGATGCGGAGCCGGCAGCAGCGGAACCGTCTCAGGACTTCGAGCGCGATGCGGACGAGGTACGCAGCCGCATGGCTTCGCTCCAACGCGGCTGGCAGCGCGGCCGTCGGCAGAACGCCGAGGACGTGACCGGTCCCGGTGAAACAGCACAAGGAACCACTCCGGGAGGGGACGGTCGATGA
- a CDS encoding roadblock/LC7 domain-containing protein, with product MTAPNAAAPNAARQGSGQLNWLLDELVDRVASIHKALVLSSDGLATGTSKDLTREDSEHLAAVASGFHSLAKGVGRHFDAGRVRQTVVELDEAFLFVTAAGDGSCLAVLADADSDVGQVAYEMTLMVKRVGAHLANAPRTTGLTAGG from the coding sequence ATGACCGCACCGAACGCCGCAGCACCCAATGCCGCACGCCAGGGCTCAGGCCAGCTCAACTGGCTGCTCGACGAACTCGTCGACCGCGTCGCCAGCATCCACAAGGCGCTGGTGCTCTCCAGCGACGGCCTCGCCACCGGCACGTCCAAGGACCTGACCCGCGAGGACAGCGAACATCTGGCGGCCGTCGCCTCCGGATTCCACAGCCTCGCCAAGGGCGTGGGACGCCACTTCGACGCGGGCCGGGTCCGCCAGACCGTCGTCGAACTCGACGAGGCGTTCCTCTTCGTCACCGCGGCCGGTGACGGCAGCTGTCTCGCCGTGCTGGCCGACGCCGACTCCGACGTCGGCCAGGTGGCGTACGAGATGACGCTGATGGTCAAGCGCGTCGGCGCCCACCTGGCCAACGCACCCCGGACGACCGGTCTGACCGCCGGGGGGTGA
- a CDS encoding DUF742 domain-containing protein, with protein MSADSSRSPATPTDPQASRWYDAEAGPVVRPYAMTRGRTSSASRHRLDLIAIVVPEPAADDPGRDQTLSPEHVEIVELCSGMPQSIAELAAGLDLPVGVVRVLVGDLVEDELVHVTRPVPPAELPDVNILREVINGLRAL; from the coding sequence ATGAGTGCTGACTCCTCCAGATCTCCGGCAACGCCCACGGACCCGCAGGCATCGCGCTGGTACGACGCCGAAGCGGGCCCTGTGGTCCGTCCGTACGCGATGACCCGGGGCCGTACCAGCAGCGCCTCCCGTCATCGGCTCGACCTGATCGCGATCGTCGTCCCGGAACCCGCGGCCGACGATCCCGGCCGGGACCAGACGCTCTCCCCGGAACATGTGGAGATCGTCGAACTCTGCAGTGGCATGCCCCAGTCGATCGCCGAACTCGCGGCCGGCCTCGATCTCCCCGTCGGGGTGGTCCGGGTGCTGGTCGGTGATCTCGTCGAGGACGAGCTGGTGCACGTAACCCGTCCCGTTCCGCCGGCCGAGCTGCCGGACGTGAACATTCTTCGCGAGGTGATCAATGGCCTTCGGGCGCTCTAG
- a CDS encoding GTP-binding protein has protein sequence MAFGRSSRNRRPVEPVTLKILVAGGFGVGKTTLVGAVSEIRPLRTEERLSEAGRPVDDLAGVEAKTTTTVAMDFGRITLREDLVLYLFGTPGQDRFWFLWDELAQGALGAVVLADTRRLEGCFAAVDYFERRAIPFAVAVNCFEGADKFPTETVQAALDLDPEVPVLICDARDRSSARDVLVAVVEHAVARAERPRERATT, from the coding sequence ATGGCCTTCGGGCGCTCTAGCCGCAACAGGCGGCCCGTTGAGCCCGTTACCCTGAAAATCCTGGTGGCGGGCGGCTTCGGAGTGGGCAAGACGACTCTGGTCGGCGCGGTCAGCGAGATCAGGCCGCTGCGTACGGAGGAGAGACTCAGCGAGGCGGGCCGCCCGGTCGACGACCTGGCGGGCGTGGAGGCGAAGACCACCACGACCGTGGCCATGGACTTCGGCCGGATCACACTCCGCGAGGACCTGGTGCTGTACCTCTTCGGCACCCCGGGGCAGGACCGTTTCTGGTTCCTGTGGGACGAACTCGCCCAGGGCGCGCTGGGAGCGGTCGTGCTCGCGGACACCCGGCGGCTGGAGGGCTGCTTCGCGGCGGTCGACTACTTCGAGCGCCGCGCGATTCCGTTCGCTGTCGCCGTCAACTGCTTCGAGGGAGCCGACAAGTTCCCCACCGAGACGGTGCAGGCGGCGCTGGACCTCGACCCGGAGGTGCCGGTGCTCATCTGCGACGCACGCGACCGCTCCTCCGCACGGGACGTACTGGTGGCGGTCGTCGAGCACGCAGTGGCCCGTGCGGAGCGTCCCCGCGAGCGCGCAACGACGTAG
- a CDS encoding thiolase C-terminal domain-containing protein, translated as MTGEVAVLGAGMHPWGKWGRSFVEYGTVAARTALGDAGIGWQDVQSVVGADTVRGGYPGYVAGATFAQALGWQGARVASVYAACASGAQAINTARAQILAGLAEVVLVVGADAAPKGFFAPAGGDRPDDPDWLRFRVLGATNPAYFALYARRRMAVIPVNPSGGLASFGEAVPAQAIAQVCELTWQLPGTADRRQVPGARVGITANQGLFGHGSAVVAVR; from the coding sequence ATGACCGGAGAGGTGGCCGTCCTCGGCGCCGGGATGCATCCGTGGGGCAAGTGGGGGCGCAGCTTCGTGGAGTACGGCACGGTGGCGGCCCGGACGGCACTCGGTGACGCGGGGATCGGCTGGCAGGACGTGCAGTCGGTGGTCGGCGCGGACACCGTGCGCGGCGGCTACCCGGGCTATGTGGCCGGTGCGACATTCGCGCAGGCACTCGGCTGGCAGGGGGCTAGGGTCGCCAGCGTGTACGCGGCATGTGCGTCGGGTGCCCAGGCGATCAACACCGCCAGGGCGCAGATCCTCGCCGGTCTGGCGGAGGTGGTGCTCGTGGTGGGCGCGGACGCCGCGCCCAAGGGGTTCTTCGCCCCGGCGGGCGGCGACCGGCCGGACGACCCCGACTGGCTGCGCTTCCGGGTGCTCGGCGCGACGAACCCCGCGTACTTCGCGTTGTACGCCCGCCGACGCATGGCCGTTATCCCGGTCAATCCGAGCGGCGGACTCGCCTCCTTCGGGGAGGCCGTGCCCGCGCAGGCCATCGCCCAGGTCTGCGAGCTGACCTGGCAGCTGCCCGGCACTGCGGACCGACGGCAGGTTCCGGGCGCGCGGGTCGGGATCACGGCGAATCAAGGGCTGTTCGGCCATGGTTCCGCAGTCGTCGCGGTCCGCTGA
- a CDS encoding Zn-ribbon domain-containing OB-fold protein, protein MPQTRTPMVAGWFTGDGTDHEFRLLGTRCSACSSVFFPRQDVFCRNPRCAGGELAEVPPSRRGTVWSYTDGRYRPPAPYLSDPDVPWKPYTLVAVELAAERMVILGQTAPGVGVADLAVGMTVEVAPGVLSGGAAAGTDSAPVWTTWHWRPVPSQGPGGALGGAA, encoded by the coding sequence TTGCCACAGACGCGCACACCAATGGTGGCCGGATGGTTCACCGGGGACGGCACCGACCACGAATTCCGGCTGCTGGGCACCCGCTGTTCTGCCTGCTCGTCGGTCTTCTTCCCGCGTCAGGACGTCTTCTGCCGCAATCCGCGGTGCGCGGGCGGTGAGCTGGCCGAAGTGCCGCCCTCCCGGCGCGGCACGGTCTGGTCGTACACGGACGGCCGCTACCGGCCACCTGCCCCCTACCTCTCCGACCCCGACGTGCCCTGGAAGCCGTACACGCTGGTGGCCGTCGAGCTGGCGGCCGAGCGCATGGTGATCCTTGGCCAGACCGCACCGGGGGTGGGCGTCGCGGATCTGGCGGTCGGCATGACCGTCGAGGTGGCGCCGGGCGTGCTGAGCGGGGGCGCCGCCGCCGGAACCGATTCGGCCCCGGTGTGGACGACCTGGCACTGGCGACCGGTGCCGTCCCAGGGCCCCGGCGGGGCCCTGGGCGGTGCGGCATGA
- a CDS encoding DUF962 domain-containing protein: MSQQTFDSYEEFWPYYVAMHSRAATRWVHLTGTLTGLAVTAYGLARGRKRYAAALPLIGYGTAWPAHFLIEKNNPATFGHPAWSLRGDVQMIRMMLAGRDRELAETAAKWLADNR, translated from the coding sequence ATGTCACAACAGACGTTCGATTCATACGAAGAGTTCTGGCCGTACTACGTCGCGATGCACTCCAGGGCCGCCACCCGCTGGGTCCATCTGACGGGCACCCTCACCGGTCTCGCGGTCACCGCGTACGGCCTGGCACGGGGGCGCAAGAGGTACGCGGCCGCACTGCCGCTGATCGGGTACGGGACCGCCTGGCCCGCGCACTTCCTGATCGAGAAGAACAATCCGGCCACCTTTGGGCATCCCGCCTGGTCACTGCGTGGCGATGTACAGATGATCCGGATGATGCTGGCGGGCCGCGATCGGGAGCTGGCAGAGACCGCCGCCAAGTGGCTCGCCGACAACCGCTGA